One segment of Cervus canadensis isolate Bull #8, Minnesota chromosome 32, ASM1932006v1, whole genome shotgun sequence DNA contains the following:
- the KNOP1 gene encoding lysine-rich nucleolar protein 1 isoform X2, translated as MITKAHKGEVGLGLPEKKKKKKKKVVKEPETQYSVLNSDNYFAEVCPRVTPPLKDVIQEQAPKMPLVKKKKKKKGHSTVCEEHLEPEITLRGGRTERSRSPRTQAPGLSESLSAERKKRKSMSPGSRVKTSPDPRLDEEVTRAGKKLKKHKKEKKAKEATAFSGGDPWFCEAGNALYTHPVGKDGVREQAASGQKRKQGSPREHSVKMKKKKKKKIHWEGDPALAHPECSWSLESSPAKGSKKKPVRVEAPEYIPIGDGPRASVKKKVKSKKRVEQADTEESALKRKKKKRQESKVAEEPWEEEPDTDLEVVLEKKGNMDEAHIDQVRRKALQEEIDRESGKTEASDTKTWTGTQFGQWDTAGFENEEQKLKFLKLMGGFKNLPPSFSRPSTTEARPNMALSKKAADTLQRNLQQDYDRALSWKYNRGAGLGFSTAPAKVFYIDRNASKSIKFED; from the exons ATGATCACTAAGGCTCACAAAGGAGAGGTGGGCCTTGGGCtcccagagaaaaagaagaagaagaaaaagaaagtggttAAAGAACCAGAGACTCAATACTCGGTTTTAAACAGTGACAATTATTTCGCAGAGGTTTGTCCAAGAGTCACACCACCCTTGAAGGATGTGATCCAAGAGCAGGCACCCAAAATGCCTcttgtgaagaaaaagaagaaaaagaagggtcACAGCACCGTCTGTGAGGAGCACCTTGAACCTGAGATCACATTACGTGGTGGACGGACTGAGCGGTCACGCAGCCCCAGGACGCAGGCACCTGGTCTGTCTGAGTCCCTCAGTgcggagaggaagaagaggaagtccATGTCCCCCGGCTCAAGGGTGAAGACCTCTCCAGACCCCAGACTGGACGAGGAAGTGACCAGAGCTGGCAAGAAGCTCAAAAAAcacaagaaggagaaaaaggccaAGGAAGCTACAGCCTTCTCAGGCGGGGATCCTTGGTTCTGCGAGGCCGGGAATGCATTGTATACTCACCCAGTTGGGAAGGATGGCGTCCGGGAGCAGGCAGCCTCGGGACAGAAGCGGAAGCAAGGGAGTCCCAGGGAACACAGCgtgaagatgaagaagaagaagaagaagaaaatccacTGGGAGGGAGATCCTGCGCTGGCGCACCCTGAGTGCTCCTggtccctggagagcagccctgCGAAAGGAAGTAAAAAGAAGCCAGTCAGAGTTGAAGCTCCAGAATACATCCCCATAGGAGATGGCCCCAGGGCCTCtgtgaagaagaaagtgaagtccaaGAAAAGGGTGGAGCAGGCAGACACCGAGGAGTCAgctctgaagaggaagaagaagaagaggcagGAGAGCAAAGTAGCAGAGGAGCCTTGGGAAGAG GAGCCCGACACGGACTTGGAGGTGGTGCTGGAAAAGAAGGGCAACATGGACGAGGCGCACATAGACCAG GTGAGGCGGAAAGCCTTGCAAGAAGAGATTGATCGTGAGTCGGGTAAGACGGAAGCTTCTGACACCAAGACCTGGACA GGAACCCAGTTTGGCCAATGGGATACTGCTGGTTTTGAAAACGAGGAGCAGAAACTGAAATTTCTCAAACTCATGGGTGGCTTTAAAAATCTGCCCCCTTCCTTCAGTCGCCCATCCACCACGGAGGCCAGGCCCAACATGGCTCTCAGCAAGAAGGCGGCCGACACCCTGCAGCGGAACCTGCAGCAGGACTACGACCGGGCCCTGAGCTGGAAGTACAACCGGGGGGCCGGGCTCGGCTTCTCCACGGCCCCGGCCAAAGTCTTTTATATTGACAGGAACGCATCCAAGTCAATCAAGTTTGAAGATTAA